The following proteins are co-located in the Camarhynchus parvulus chromosome 19, STF_HiC, whole genome shotgun sequence genome:
- the SH2B2 gene encoding SH2B adapter protein 2, translating into MNGDALCQEPSSPLPDWREFCKLHAQAAAVDFAQKFCQFLKENPHYDTPGAETSFSHHFTANFLDIFSLEVSRVFVSDSPTKYNIVPFVGLQNCHVPYGREVTPRKEETSTESLDSMDAPLGASRYLTPAQQVQAHKVSSYGQSRSSEDVSIHAAAKPKFKKGFSLRNMSLCVVDGMKEMWHRKSSPEPGAEAALGGRRAEREPWPAGGKEPGDPREKWTHKLRLSKVPSSKVELVDIQREGTLRYMVADDTNCVGSSQWQKCRLLLRKAVKVEGERFLLEFYVPPKASKPKVSIPLSAIIEVRTTMPLEMPDKDNTFVLKVENGAEYILETIDSLQKHSWVADIQDCIDPGDSGDDIELVSCAQGPCLPGRTTSSSCEFLNDEVPRPPDRCALPSSHNAAMVTSVPVPPGRGRDSLGELLTHVPLENFLQTLESSPTAGGHLTGEDSEAEAEINLSDFPWFHGTLSRIKAAQLVLFGGARSHGLFVIRQSETRPGEYVLTFNFQGKAKHLRLSLNESGQCHVQHLWFQTIFDMLRHFHTHPIPLESGGAADITLRSYVVAQSPQPDTGPPPPLVSQPPGCRVDLPPPHYFCSTAPPGPPVPPPAEGVPVAPAVPVPAPYHRLEGALGPRSRSDSAERRPEPSAAGAEDYHEADSARSRTRAVENQYSFY; encoded by the exons ATGAACGGCGatgccctgtgccaggagccctcCTCCCCGCTCCCCGACTGGAGGGAGTTCTGCAAGCTGCACGCCCAGGCAGCCGCCGTGGACTTCGCCCAGAAGTTCTGCCAGTTCCTGAAGGAGAACCCCCACTACGACACCCCCGGGGCAGAGACCTCCTTCTCCCACCATTTCACCGCCAACTTCCTGGACATCTTCAGCCTGGAGGTCAGCAGGGTGTTCGTGTCTGACTCGCCCACCAAGTACAACATCGTGCCCTTCGTGGGGCTGCAGAACTGCCACGTCCCCTACGGGCGGGAGGTCACCCCGAGGAAGGAGGAGACGTCCACGGAGTCTCTGGACAGCATGGACGCCCCGCTGGGCGCCAGCCGCTACCTGACCCCGGCCCAGCAGGTGCAGGCTCACAAAGTCTCCTCCTACGGGCAGTCCCGCAGCTCAGAGGACGTCTCCATCCACGCTGCTGCCAAGCCCAAGTTCAAGAAAGGTTTCTCCCTGAGGAACATGAGCCTGTGCGTGGTGGATGGCATGAAGGAGATGTGGCACCGCAAATCCTCCCCGGAGCCGGGCGCCGAGGCCGCTCTGGGCGGGCGCAGAGCCGAGAGGGAGCCGTGGCCGGCCGGGGGCAAGGAGCCTGGGGACCCTCGGGAGAAATGGACACACAAGCTGCGCCTGTCCAAGGTGCCCTCGTCCAAGGTGGAGCTGGTGGACATCCAGAGGGAGGGGACGCTGCGCTACATGGTGGCCGATGACACGAACTGTGTGGGCAGCTCGCAGTGGCAGAAGTGCCGCCTCCTGCTCCGCAAAGCGGTGAAGGTGGAAGGGGAGAGGTTCCTCCTGGAGTTTTATGTCCCTCCAAAG gcTTCCAAACCCAAGGTGAGCATCCCGCTGTCGGCCATCATCGAGGTGCGCACCACCATGCCCCTGGAGATGCCTGACAAAGACAACACCTTTGTCCTAAAG GTGGAGAATGGGGCCGAGTACATCCTGGAGACCATCGACTCCCTGCAGAAGCACTCGTGGGTGGCTGATATCCAGGACTGCATCGACCCTGG ggacagtggggatgACATTGAGCTGGTGTCCTGTGCACAGGGACCCTGTCTGCCAGGCAGGACAACCTCGTCCAGCTGCGAGTTCCTGAATGATG AGGTACCCAGGCCACCAGACAGatgtgccctgcccagctctcacaACGCTGCCATGGTCACCTctgtccccgtgccccccgGCCGGGGCAGGGACTCCCTGGGGGAGCTCCTCACCCACGTCCCACTGGAAAACTTCCTGCAGACGCTGGAATCCTCCCCCACTGCTGGTGGGCACCTCACAG GGGAGGACAGCGAGGCCGAGGCTGAGATCAACCTGTCTGACTTCCCCTGGTTCCATGGGACCCTGTCCCGGATCAAGGCAGCCCAGCTGGTGCTGTTTGGGGGCGCCCGCAGCCACGGCCTGTTCGTCATCCGGCAGAGCGAGACACGGCCGGGCGAGTACGTGCTGACCTTCAACTTCCAGGGCAAAGCCAAG CACCTGCGGCTGTCGCTGAACGAGAGTGGGCAGTGCCACGTGCAGCACCTCTGGTTCCAGACCATCTTTGACATGCTGCGCCACTTCCACACGCACCCCATCCCGCTGGAGTCGGGCGGCGCCGCCGACATCACCCTGCGCAGCTACGTGgtggcacagagcccacagccag ACACCGGCCCCCCGCCACCCCTGGTGTCGCAGCCCCCGGGCTGCCGGGTCGACCTGCCACCTCCACACtacttctgcagcacagcccccccgggcccgccggtgccgccgcccgCCGAGGGGGTACCCGTGGCCCCCGCTGTCCCGGTCCCCGCTCCCTACCACCGCCTGGAGGGTGCCCTGGGCCCCCGGAGCCGCAGCGACAGCGCCGAGCGCCGGCCGGAGCCCTCTGCTGCCGGTGCCGAGGACTACCACGAGGCTGACAGCGCCCGGAGCCGCACCCGGGCCGTGGAAAACCAGTACTCCTTCTACTGA
- the PRKRIP1 gene encoding PRKR-interacting protein 1 has protein sequence MAAPSAPRPPRPRKEPQPLVIPRSAAEEQRLRLERLMRNPEKTVPIPEKLNEWAPRPPPEFVRDVMGSSAGAGSGEFHVYRHLRRREYQRQDFMDAMAEKQRLDEEFQKKLERNKMIAEEQTAKRRRKRQKLKEKKLQAKKNKLEQKKQEKEPGQSQEQGSSEDDEEDSKEEEEKEDDAEEPSFVMGRG, from the exons ATGGCGGCGCCctcggccccgcggccgccccggccccgcaaGGAGCCGCAGCCGCTCGTCATCCCCAGGAGCGCGGCCGAGGAGCAGCGCCTCCGCCTCGAGCGCCTCATGAGGAACCCG GAAAAGACTGTACCAATTCCTGAAAAACTGAATGAATGGGCGCCACGACCTCCCCCGGAGTTCGTTAGAGATGTCATGG GttccagtgctggggctgggagcggggAGTTCCACGTGTACCGGCACCTCCGTCGGCGAGAGTACCAGAGGCAAGATTTCATGGATGCCATGGCTGAGAAG CAAAGACTAGATGAGGAATTCCAGAAGAAACTGGAGAGGAATAAGATGATTGCAGAAGAGCAAACAGCAAAACGCAGAAGGAAGCG CCAGAagttaaaagagaagaaactgcaagctaagaaaaataaacttgaacaaaagaagcaggaaaaag AACCTGGGCAATCCCAAGAGCAAGGCAGCAGCGAGGATGACGAAGAGGATagcaaggaggaggaagagaaggaagatgaTGCTGAAGAGCCAAGTTTTGTGATGGGAAGAGGATGA